CAGCAAAATATGATCGACCTCACCTTTCAACATTTTTTATGTGCTAGATTTCGTACTCTCAGCACGAGAGCTTGTTCACACTTTTATTAATTAGCCACCGATTTAAAAAGCAAAAAGTCACTATTTTTCGGCAAATGTACATTTTTAAACTTTAAATTCAATATTTATCATATTATTTGAATGATTTTACGCTCACTATTCGACCATAAGTTAAAGTTGACCAAAGACCTAGGTCATAAATAGCGTGACTTAAAATAGCAATAGTTACCATTTCAACCCTTTTAGCGAGTATCAGATACCAAATTCAAGCTGACCACACATAAGTCAGCGTTATTGAGCAATATCATTTGAGATAAATAGCTATTTAACACCCTAACCAACTACACACCAGAAAGTCACTAAACCGCCCCACCACCTCGCCGCAAGTTATAAGGACAAGTAGTAATAGGGACAGACACTTCAAGCAACTAGGACAGTCACAATTAAAACAGTCGATTAGATAACACGAAAAGAGAACGTTATTGAGTTACACGCAGTTAAAGGGACAGGCACTAGTGAAGAATAATAAGAGGGACAGACACCGAACGGCAGGCATAAAAAAACCAAGCTAACCGACCTAAAGGCAAGAGAGCTTGGTTTGAGAGGAAGATATTATCCGATTACTTTTGCATCATAATATCGAGAATTTGCACATCAGTTTGAGTCATTGAACCATTTGCCAATGCCGATAGGTTAACGATTGATGCATCTACATCGTTTGCCACAATGCCTTCATTGCCCGTTACACGGATACCATCAATAGCCATCAATGCTGATTTAACCGCTGAGCCTGCTGAAGATGACACTTTCATCGCACATGAAGTTTTTGCACCGTCACAAATCACACCAGCTACATCGCCAATCATGCTACAGATCGACGCACTAATTTGCTCAAAGTCACCACCCAGCAAATAAGTGATCGCAGCTGCAGAACCCATTGACGCTGTCGTTGCACCACACAATGCTGATAGTTTGTTCTGGTAGCTCTTCACATAGATTGCCATCAAGTGAGATAGCATAAGAGCTCGAATTGTTTGCTCTTCTGATGCTTTAAGGAAATCCGCTGCTGCAACCACTGGCATGGTAGCGGCGATCCCTTGGTTACCTGAGCCAGAGTTACTCATTGCTGGCTTCATTGCACCATCCATACGCGCATCTGATGCCGCAGATGTACGAATCAATACTTCTGTTAGCAAGCCACCAGATAGCAGACCACGCTCTTCATTTTTACGGAATGTGGCACCAATTTCTAAGCCATAGCGGCCAGAAAGACCTTCTTCAGACAACTCTGTGTTAAGAACTTTAGCTTGCTCGATAAAACGGATATCTTCTAGATCTGCGTTCATTGCGAAGTCGTAAACATCTTGCGCTGTCGCTTCATCAAATGGATTTGTGCTTGGTGCACTCTCACCTTTCACTTGCGGTTCTGCTTTAAATACAGTGATACCATCTTCTTCGATTGCAACGATATTAGTGTGGCCATCGGCAATGGTTACCGCAACACTGCGTTGTTGGTAAAACACTGTCACTTTTGCATAAAGGATATTAGAGACATCCGCGACACCCACTGAAACTTGCTTGTTTTCCAGCATCTGCTTCGCGATTGCG
This is a stretch of genomic DNA from Vibrio panuliri. It encodes these proteins:
- a CDS encoding L-cysteine desulfidase family protein, encoding MKQHLWPLFIDVINREVVPALGCTEPVSVALATAIAIDRLGVKAEASSVNIEASVSPNLMKNGMGVGIPGTGTVGLTMAAAIGAIAGDHTANLEVLKNVTAEDVAIAKQMLENKQVSVGVADVSNILYAKVTVFYQQRSVAVTIADGHTNIVAIEEDGITVFKAEPQVKGESAPSTNPFDEATAQDVYDFAMNADLEDIRFIEQAKVLNTELSEEGLSGRYGLEIGATFRKNEERGLLSGGLLTEVLIRTSAASDARMDGAMKPAMSNSGSGNQGIAATMPVVAAADFLKASEEQTIRALMLSHLMAIYVKSYQNKLSALCGATTASMGSAAAITYLLGGDFEQISASICSMIGDVAGVICDGAKTSCAMKVSSSAGSAVKSALMAIDGIRVTGNEGIVANDVDASIVNLSALANGSMTQTDVQILDIMMQK